The following proteins are encoded in a genomic region of Pseudomonadota bacterium:
- the trbL gene encoding P-type conjugative transfer protein TrbL, translating into MDDLNVIDRFMETFIRYIDSGFGLLTGDVAFLTTILIGIDITLAGLFWAMDGEANIFGRLIKKVLYVGAFALILNNFSTLADIIYRSFAGLGLRATANSLTAADLLKPGKLAGIGFSAAHPLLEQVGALLGFTSFFENFLTIIVLLIAWFVVIIAFFILAVQLFITILEFKLTTLAGFVLVPFALWNKTSFLAERVLGNVISSGIKVMVLAVIVGIGSSFFGEFITALQGREPNIGQAMSLVLAALSLFGLGIFGPGIASGLVSGAPQLGAGAAIGTAGAVAGSALLAGGAVMGGARLLGAAGSGGLAAIRAGTSVGAAASTAYSLGQATSGATGMGAVAAGVGGVARAGGGAVAQGARSMASRASNSLSQSAKTGREAAWRATGGGSVSGESASGAAQGASSAAATDSAPQWAKRLRAEQASRAHRHTTAQAIKDGDKPGGAANPDLKDRED; encoded by the coding sequence ATGGACGATCTCAACGTCATCGACCGATTCATGGAGACCTTCATCCGCTACATCGATAGCGGGTTTGGGCTCCTGACCGGCGACGTCGCCTTCCTGACCACCATCCTCATCGGCATCGACATCACGCTGGCGGGTCTCTTCTGGGCCATGGATGGCGAGGCCAACATCTTCGGCCGCCTGATCAAGAAGGTGCTCTATGTCGGCGCCTTCGCGCTCATCTTGAACAACTTCAGCACGCTGGCCGACATCATCTATCGGTCGTTCGCCGGTCTCGGGCTTCGCGCCACCGCCAACAGCCTGACCGCCGCCGACCTGCTGAAGCCCGGCAAGCTGGCGGGCATCGGATTTTCCGCTGCCCATCCGCTGCTGGAACAGGTCGGCGCGCTGCTCGGCTTCACCAGCTTCTTCGAGAACTTCCTGACCATCATCGTCCTGCTGATCGCGTGGTTCGTCGTCATCATCGCCTTCTTCATCCTGGCGGTGCAGCTCTTCATCACCATCCTGGAGTTCAAGCTGACGACGCTGGCCGGCTTCGTGCTGGTGCCCTTCGCGCTGTGGAACAAGACCTCGTTCCTTGCCGAGCGCGTGCTCGGGAACGTCATCTCCTCTGGCATCAAGGTGATGGTGCTGGCGGTCATCGTCGGCATCGGCTCGAGCTTCTTCGGCGAGTTCATCACCGCGCTTCAAGGACGCGAGCCGAACATCGGCCAGGCGATGTCGCTGGTGCTGGCGGCGCTCTCGCTGTTCGGTCTCGGCATCTTCGGCCCGGGTATTGCGTCCGGCCTCGTCTCCGGCGCGCCGCAGCTTGGCGCCGGCGCCGCCATCGGCACGGCCGGGGCCGTCGCGGGCTCGGCCTTGCTGGCTGGCGGCGCGGTCATGGGTGGCGCCCGGCTTCTCGGCGCGGCCGGCTCCGGCGGCCTTGCCGCGATCCGTGCCGGCACGTCGGTCGGTGCCGCCGCTTCCACTGCCTATAGCTTGGGACAGGCAACATCCGGCGCGACCGGCATGGGCGCTGTCGCGGCCGGTGTAGGTGGTGTCGCACGCGCTGGAGGTGGCGCGGTCGCGCAAGGAGCGCGCTCCATGGCGAGCCGCGCCAGCAATTCCCTGTCCCAGAGCGCGAAGACCGGACGAGAAGCCGCCTGGCGCGCCACCGGCGGCGGCTCGGTTTCCGGTGAGTCGGCATCCGGCGCCGCCCAGGGCGCGTCGTCCGCCGCCGCCACTGACAGTGCTCCGCAATGGGCGAAGCGCCTGCGCGCCGAGCAGGCATCGCGCGCGCACCGCCACACCACGGCGCAGGCGATCAAGGACGGCGACAAGCCCGGCGGCGCCGCCAACCCCGATCTCAAGGACAGGGAGGACTGA
- a CDS encoding DUF736 family protein, with protein MSVIGTFTPAKDGGWTGSIRTLTINAKVRLVPNDNRDNEKAPAFRLFVGQSRIGDAWQARSGGDSPKDYLRVRLDDPSLPEPISAALFHSEDGKEAQLVWNRRKAEG; from the coding sequence ATGTCTGTCATCGGCACATTCACGCCCGCCAAGGACGGCGGCTGGACCGGCTCCATCCGTACCCTGACCATCAACGCCAAGGTGCGGCTGGTCCCCAACGACAACCGCGACAATGAGAAGGCGCCGGCCTTCCGTCTGTTCGTCGGCCAGTCCCGCATCGGGGATGCCTGGCAGGCACGCTCCGGCGGCGACAGCCCCAAGGACTATCTGCGGGTGAGGCTCGATGATCCCAGCCTGCCCGAGCCCATCAGCGCGGCACTTTTCCATTCCGAGGATGGAAAAGAAGCGCAACTCGTATGGAACCGGCGGAAGGCAGAAGGGTAG
- a CDS encoding TrbI/VirB10 family protein, with translation MTETTAPRSDPPKVDPETLVLNAAPRRVVRFKRRLLIGIAAVGCAAVFGVTWLALKGPAMRLGQQAQELYNTERKPTPDGLAALPGNYGQMRTDTPQLGPPLPGDLGRPILERQRQLGLAPGVSMEEQAAQAERQRLAQQARQAREAGVFFQIANRAAPAGVSGAEQGAGIAMAGELPPATDANRLNLDPDRDQNNQQRKLDFLNQPVEKSIYNPHALQTPASPYQVMAGSIIAASLVTGLNSDLPGLVVAQVTENVYDSVTGRILLIPQGARLIGSYDSVVAFGQSRALVVWRRIVLPDGSSVQIDNLPATDAAGYAGLEDEVDYHTWRLLKGVALSTLLGVGTELSLGGAESDLVRAIRQSTQQSVNQAGQRITEKNLNIQPTITIRPGWPLRVIVYKDLVLRPYRG, from the coding sequence GTGACAGAGACCACCGCTCCACGGTCGGACCCGCCGAAGGTCGATCCCGAGACCCTGGTGCTGAACGCAGCACCCCGCCGCGTCGTGCGCTTCAAGCGGCGGTTGCTGATCGGCATCGCCGCCGTCGGCTGCGCGGCGGTCTTCGGCGTCACCTGGCTGGCGCTGAAAGGCCCCGCGATGCGGCTCGGCCAGCAGGCGCAGGAGCTTTACAACACCGAGCGCAAACCGACACCGGATGGCTTGGCCGCCTTGCCCGGCAACTATGGGCAGATGCGCACCGATACGCCGCAATTGGGGCCGCCGCTGCCGGGCGATCTCGGCCGGCCGATTCTGGAACGCCAGCGGCAGCTTGGTTTGGCGCCGGGGGTCAGCATGGAGGAACAGGCTGCTCAGGCCGAGCGGCAGCGTCTTGCGCAGCAGGCCCGGCAGGCGCGCGAGGCCGGTGTGTTCTTCCAGATTGCCAACCGCGCCGCCCCAGCCGGCGTGTCAGGAGCGGAGCAGGGCGCCGGCATCGCGATGGCCGGCGAGCTTCCACCAGCAACGGATGCCAACCGCCTGAATCTCGATCCCGATCGGGATCAGAACAATCAGCAGCGCAAGCTCGATTTCCTGAATCAGCCCGTCGAGAAGAGCATCTACAACCCGCACGCGCTCCAGACGCCGGCGTCACCGTATCAGGTGATGGCGGGCAGCATTATCGCCGCCAGCCTCGTCACGGGCCTGAACTCGGATCTGCCGGGTCTCGTCGTCGCCCAGGTGACGGAGAACGTCTACGACAGCGTCACCGGCCGCATCCTGCTGATCCCGCAGGGCGCGCGGCTGATCGGCAGTTATGATAGCGTCGTCGCCTTCGGCCAGTCGCGTGCGCTGGTGGTCTGGCGGCGCATCGTCCTGCCGGACGGCTCGTCGGTCCAGATCGACAACCTGCCAGCGACCGACGCCGCCGGTTATGCCGGGCTGGAGGACGAGGTCGATTATCACACCTGGCGGCTTCTGAAGGGCGTGGCGCTCTCGACGCTGCTTGGCGTCGGCACCGAGCTCAGCCTCGGCGGCGCGGAAAGCGATCTTGTCCGCGCCATCCGGCAATCGACGCAGCAGAGCGTCAACCAGGCCGGCCAGCGCATCACCGAGAAGAACCTCAACATCCAGCCGACCATCACCATCCGCCCCGGCTGGCCGCTGCGCGTGATCGTCTACAAGGATCTCGTGCTCAGGCCCTATCGCGGCTGA
- a CDS encoding Mov34/MPN/PAD-1 family protein: protein MDERTAVAIETISRALRLVTAHPAVEGILASVVDPETHAAAVDLAVRLGLPNAWMADGISPNGVRAVEPVTLIFPAAFPLKPPQIYLRADFDRSLAHVNPGSANERPVPCIYDGSLAELLQQQGLAGILNQLVLWLENAALGRLIDPRQGWEPVRRDSLDDFIVADAAHLRSLVSRQEGSAIFRFDYFRYPIGGGEIAFHGEVGREPLKVNPKSVGDLFGERGSRKELDAAVGRSLVIFVWPGKQPSGQPIIADRYRPETVTDFGGLMARAADYGCVAPLRAALGWLERCFATYQAASLWPIAIVLCARRPFHVIGSSSALELCPYLVEIGAPRLFPEGDRTRVRPAGHRHAIAAPLLRSMSGGDTAEETQPWIQVGAGSLGSKIALHLARSGWAPSAVVDRASLSPHNAARHALVPSPGTMQISWIESKASALATAIKGLGQAAEAHVEDIIGVTRDADRAKCLLPKKSWAIINSTASLAVREALASVPPGITIPRVIETSLFADGRIGLLSVEGPARNPNTGDLITESYALMREDATLRDLVFAGDDALRRQVIGEGCGSATMVMSDAQISMLAAPMAEALVALRRTGMLAGGGRVLLGNVADDGMSLSWRIHEVAPWVSLIVDEAPSWRVRIADRAHRKILDEVARWPTVETGGILVGRFSEAAQTFHVVDVLPAPEDSSRSATEFVLGTAGARATLTAYAERCNYSLYCLGTWHSHLGASGPSSQDRATAIAVALARLMPSVLLIHTPVGYRAALAEPSSPSIEPPSSASARAAGRTPALNSSP from the coding sequence GTGGACGAGCGCACGGCAGTCGCAATCGAGACGATCTCAAGGGCGCTGCGCCTCGTCACCGCGCACCCGGCGGTCGAAGGCATCCTTGCCAGCGTTGTCGATCCGGAAACCCATGCGGCGGCCGTAGATTTGGCGGTGCGGCTTGGGCTGCCGAACGCGTGGATGGCTGATGGGATCAGCCCCAATGGCGTGCGGGCCGTTGAGCCAGTGACTCTCATCTTCCCGGCCGCGTTCCCGCTGAAGCCACCGCAAATCTATCTGCGCGCAGATTTCGACCGCTCGCTGGCGCACGTGAACCCCGGCTCGGCCAACGAGCGGCCGGTGCCCTGCATTTACGATGGGAGCCTCGCCGAGCTGCTGCAACAGCAAGGCCTCGCCGGAATTCTGAACCAGCTCGTGCTCTGGTTGGAGAATGCGGCATTGGGGCGGCTGATCGACCCGCGGCAGGGCTGGGAGCCGGTGCGCCGCGACAGCCTGGATGATTTCATCGTCGCCGATGCCGCGCATTTGCGGTCCCTGGTGTCGCGCCAGGAGGGCTCCGCCATCTTCCGATTCGACTATTTCCGCTACCCCATCGGCGGCGGTGAAATCGCCTTCCACGGCGAGGTCGGCCGAGAACCTCTGAAGGTCAACCCCAAGTCTGTTGGCGATCTGTTCGGAGAGCGGGGATCGCGCAAGGAACTCGACGCCGCGGTCGGGCGCAGTTTGGTGATCTTCGTGTGGCCGGGCAAGCAGCCCTCGGGTCAGCCCATCATCGCCGATCGGTACCGTCCGGAAACCGTGACCGACTTCGGCGGCCTGATGGCGCGCGCGGCCGACTATGGGTGCGTAGCTCCGCTGCGAGCCGCGCTAGGCTGGCTCGAGCGATGTTTTGCGACCTACCAGGCGGCAAGTCTCTGGCCGATCGCTATCGTCCTTTGCGCCCGGCGGCCATTTCACGTAATCGGCAGCAGCAGCGCGCTGGAACTCTGCCCCTATCTGGTCGAGATCGGCGCGCCGCGGCTGTTTCCCGAGGGAGATCGAACACGCGTGCGTCCCGCCGGCCATCGTCACGCCATCGCTGCCCCTCTCTTGCGGAGCATGTCCGGCGGCGACACCGCGGAAGAGACGCAGCCCTGGATTCAGGTCGGTGCCGGCAGCCTCGGATCGAAGATCGCCTTGCACCTGGCGCGCTCGGGCTGGGCGCCGAGCGCGGTGGTCGACCGAGCTAGTCTGAGCCCGCACAACGCGGCGCGGCATGCGCTGGTGCCGAGTCCCGGCACGATGCAGATTTCCTGGATCGAATCGAAGGCATCAGCGCTTGCCACGGCGATCAAAGGACTCGGCCAGGCGGCCGAAGCCCATGTCGAGGATATCATCGGTGTCACGCGCGACGCCGATCGCGCAAAATGCCTGCTGCCGAAGAAGAGTTGGGCGATCATCAATTCGACGGCGTCGCTCGCGGTGCGGGAGGCGCTGGCCTCGGTGCCGCCGGGAATAACGATTCCGCGCGTGATCGAAACCTCGCTGTTTGCCGATGGTCGGATCGGCCTGCTGTCGGTCGAGGGACCGGCCCGCAATCCGAACACCGGTGATCTGATCACAGAATCCTACGCCCTGATGCGCGAGGACGCCACCCTGCGCGACTTGGTGTTCGCCGGTGACGACGCGCTCCGGCGGCAAGTCATCGGTGAAGGGTGCGGGTCGGCGACGATGGTGATGTCCGACGCGCAGATATCGATGCTGGCGGCGCCGATGGCCGAAGCGCTGGTGGCTCTGCGGCGGACCGGGATGCTGGCCGGCGGCGGTCGCGTTCTCCTCGGAAACGTTGCCGACGATGGCATGAGCCTGTCGTGGCGCATACATGAGGTGGCCCCCTGGGTCTCGCTCATCGTGGACGAGGCGCCATCCTGGCGTGTCCGGATCGCCGACCGAGCACACCGAAAGATCCTCGACGAGGTCGCTCGGTGGCCAACTGTTGAGACGGGCGGCATCTTGGTCGGCCGCTTCTCGGAGGCCGCTCAGACCTTCCACGTTGTCGATGTCTTGCCGGCGCCAGAAGACAGCAGCCGTTCGGCGACCGAGTTCGTACTCGGCACCGCTGGCGCGCGCGCCACCCTGACTGCCTACGCAGAACGTTGCAATTACAGCCTCTACTGCCTTGGTACTTGGCACAGTCATCTCGGCGCGTCGGGTCCATCATCCCAAGACCGGGCAACAGCGATTGCTGTCGCGCTGGCACGGCTGATGCCGTCGGTCCTTCTGATCCATACACCAGTCGGGTACCGGGCGGCGCTAGCCGAGCCATCCTCGCCATCGATCGAACCGCCAAGCTCGGCGTCGGCACGCGCGGCGGGTCGGACGCCTGCCTTGAACTCGTCGCCCTAA
- a CDS encoding metallohydrolase, producing MVAKITFFPVGNGDMTLIELESGRNVLIDVNIRAAADDPDDDTADVAQKLRDRLQRDSQGRLYVDAFLLSHPDKDHCSGLQNHFHLGAPADWSKSTDKIFIREIWSSPMVFRRASRDHVLCDDAAAFNSEARRRVKRFRDTGGSVSDGDRILILGEDQDGKTDDLMTILVKVDEVFSKVNGQYDSSMSARLLAPQPKSDDADEEEMRSKNHSSTILNFSLAGDGQADAGRFLTGGDAEVAIWERLWQRHSGRADWLTYDILQTPHHCSWHSLSYDSWSEKGKDAEVCEDARSALSQAHKGAVIVASSNAIKDDDNDPPCIRAKREYQDIANDAGGSFKCVGEPESKPDTVEFEIGQNGPRLKTKAMTAAAIVGAGVIGRQPLAHG from the coding sequence ATGGTGGCGAAGATCACGTTTTTCCCGGTCGGTAACGGCGACATGACGCTCATTGAGCTTGAGAGCGGGCGCAATGTGCTGATCGATGTGAACATTCGGGCGGCAGCGGATGACCCAGACGATGACACGGCGGACGTGGCGCAGAAGCTGCGCGATCGGCTACAGCGCGATAGCCAGGGACGGCTTTATGTCGATGCTTTCCTGCTCAGCCATCCCGACAAGGACCACTGCAGCGGGCTGCAGAACCACTTCCACCTTGGGGCGCCGGCGGATTGGTCGAAATCGACCGACAAGATCTTCATCCGCGAGATCTGGTCCTCGCCCATGGTATTTCGCCGCGCTTCGCGCGACCATGTGCTCTGCGACGATGCGGCGGCCTTCAATAGTGAGGCGCGCCGCCGCGTAAAGCGGTTCCGCGACACCGGTGGCAGCGTGTCGGACGGTGATCGCATCCTGATCCTCGGCGAGGACCAGGACGGCAAGACTGATGATCTGATGACGATTCTCGTCAAGGTCGACGAGGTCTTCTCCAAGGTGAATGGCCAGTACGACTCGTCCATGTCGGCGCGGCTGTTGGCGCCACAGCCGAAGAGTGACGACGCGGACGAAGAGGAGATGCGCTCGAAGAACCACTCGAGCACGATCCTCAACTTCTCGCTTGCGGGCGATGGTCAAGCAGACGCCGGCCGCTTCCTGACCGGTGGCGATGCCGAGGTTGCGATCTGGGAGCGGCTCTGGCAGCGGCATTCCGGGCGCGCGGATTGGCTGACCTACGACATCCTTCAGACCCCGCATCACTGTTCCTGGCATTCCCTTTCGTACGATAGCTGGAGCGAGAAGGGGAAGGACGCCGAGGTCTGCGAGGATGCCCGTAGCGCGTTGTCGCAGGCTCACAAGGGCGCGGTGATCGTGGCGAGCAGCAATGCGATCAAGGACGATGACAACGACCCGCCCTGCATCCGGGCGAAACGCGAGTACCAGGACATCGCCAATGACGCCGGCGGCTCGTTCAAATGCGTCGGCGAGCCCGAGAGCAAGCCCGACACGGTGGAGTTCGAGATCGGACAGAACGGCCCCCGCCTCAAGACGAAAGCCATGACGGCGGCGGCAATCGTCGGCGCCGGTGTGATCGGCCGCCAGCCCCTCGCCCACGGCTGA
- the trbG gene encoding P-type conjugative transfer protein TrbG: MRSTLILLVSALALAACAGKTPPPAIAYDSDSFRPAAIEAEPPRPVEIVTLPEPLPLPGQLQPPPSETKPDKRTPTVRVEAANKAALQEPTAYGYINAVQVYPYTEGALYRLYAAPEQVSDIALQPGETLTAVSAGDTVRWVIGDTTSGSGDAKRVHVLVKPFAPGLKTNVVITTDRRTYHLQLESTDRTSMAAISWTYPRDTLIALQRRNDQAEAVSPVAAGVTLENLRFRYAISGDNPPWRPVRAFDDGSKVYIEFPGRIDQGEAPPLFVVGPDGDNQLVNYRVRHNYYIVDRLFAAAELRLGADPQQVVRVSRTDGVASSDNSRPRPGQ; this comes from the coding sequence ATGCGCTCTACACTTATTCTATTGGTCTCCGCGCTCGCGCTCGCCGCCTGCGCCGGCAAGACGCCACCGCCGGCCATCGCCTATGACAGCGACAGTTTCAGGCCGGCGGCGATCGAGGCTGAGCCTCCGAGGCCGGTCGAGATCGTCACCCTGCCTGAGCCCTTGCCGCTGCCGGGCCAGCTTCAACCGCCGCCATCCGAGACGAAGCCCGACAAGCGAACGCCCACGGTTCGGGTGGAGGCCGCGAACAAGGCGGCGCTGCAAGAGCCCACGGCGTATGGCTACATCAACGCCGTCCAGGTTTATCCCTATACGGAGGGGGCGCTGTATCGACTCTATGCCGCGCCCGAGCAGGTAAGCGACATCGCGCTTCAGCCGGGCGAGACGCTGACCGCCGTCTCGGCCGGCGACACGGTGCGCTGGGTGATCGGCGACACCACCAGCGGCTCGGGCGATGCCAAGCGCGTCCATGTGCTGGTCAAGCCCTTCGCGCCGGGGCTCAAGACCAACGTCGTCATCACCACCGACCGGCGCACCTACCATCTCCAGCTCGAAAGCACGGATCGCACCTCCATGGCGGCGATCTCCTGGACCTATCCGCGGGACACGTTGATCGCGCTCCAGCGGCGCAACGATCAGGCGGAAGCCGTCTCGCCAGTCGCCGCCGGTGTCACCTTGGAGAACCTCCGGTTCCGCTACGCGATCAGCGGCGACAATCCGCCCTGGCGGCCGGTGCGCGCCTTCGACGACGGTAGCAAGGTTTACATCGAGTTCCCCGGCCGCATCGATCAGGGCGAGGCGCCGCCGCTCTTCGTGGTCGGGCCGGACGGCGACAACCAACTCGTCAACTACCGGGTCCGCCACAACTACTACATCGTCGACCGCCTGTTCGCCGCCGCCGAGCTGCGCCTTGGCGCCGATCCCCAGCAGGTGGTCCGCGTCAGCCGCACCGATGGCGTCGCCTCCAGCGACAACTCCCGGCCACGGCCGGGCCAATAG
- a CDS encoding helix-turn-helix transcriptional regulator: MSTTLGDKIRQLRKQKGYTLEKLGELTESSKSYIWELENKNPPRPSADKIAKIAAVLGVTADYLVDSRESSPAVDVVDDAFFRKYRNMDSDTKERIRRMVEVWSDDK; the protein is encoded by the coding sequence GTGTCGACAACGCTCGGCGACAAGATCCGGCAACTGCGGAAGCAGAAAGGCTACACCCTTGAAAAACTTGGCGAACTCACCGAATCCAGCAAGAGCTATATCTGGGAACTGGAGAATAAAAATCCGCCGCGGCCCTCGGCCGACAAGATCGCAAAGATTGCTGCCGTACTTGGGGTCACGGCTGACTACCTCGTCGATTCGAGGGAATCGAGCCCAGCCGTGGATGTTGTTGACGATGCCTTTTTTCGTAAATACCGAAACATGGACTCCGACACCAAGGAGAGAATCCGCCGTATGGTCGAGGTCTGGAGTGACGATAAATGA
- a CDS encoding ImmA/IrrE family metallo-endopeptidase has protein sequence MSLPFGPERWANEITMLLNQVLGAERFPIDVVELAREYSAQRFAGDAISMVKGADLPGFDGALYRAPAGKSGWGIVYNSGITSVGRINFTLAHEFGHYLLHRVDHPNGIRCVAQDVVRWDSAYGQIEHQANRFAANLLMPLDDFRRQIDPRAKIELDMISHCADRYRVSLIAAILRWLAFTERRAVLVVSRDGYILWSRASDSALKTGAFFRTKGVPIEIPAASLAAAQDLIIDGRTGVDLAPGVWFPEEVREMTIFAEQYDFAISLLLLENRDRYISLEEEPQEDTYDRIVGRERPESSLA, from the coding sequence ATGAGTCTGCCGTTCGGTCCTGAGCGATGGGCCAACGAGATCACGATGCTCTTGAATCAAGTCCTCGGCGCCGAGCGATTTCCGATCGATGTCGTTGAGCTTGCCCGCGAGTACTCGGCGCAGCGTTTTGCTGGTGATGCGATCTCAATGGTGAAAGGAGCCGATCTGCCCGGCTTCGATGGAGCACTTTACCGTGCACCGGCCGGCAAGTCAGGCTGGGGCATCGTCTACAACAGCGGTATCACCTCGGTCGGACGCATCAACTTCACGCTCGCGCACGAATTCGGGCACTACCTGCTGCACCGCGTCGACCATCCGAACGGGATCCGTTGTGTCGCGCAGGATGTTGTTCGCTGGGATTCGGCCTACGGCCAGATCGAGCATCAGGCCAACCGCTTCGCCGCAAATCTTTTGATGCCGCTCGATGACTTCCGGCGCCAGATCGATCCCCGGGCGAAGATCGAACTAGATATGATTTCACATTGCGCCGACCGCTACCGCGTTTCCCTCATCGCGGCGATTCTGCGCTGGCTCGCCTTCACTGAACGACGCGCCGTTCTCGTGGTCTCGCGCGACGGTTACATCCTTTGGTCGCGCGCTAGCGACTCAGCGCTCAAGACCGGCGCCTTCTTCCGCACCAAGGGCGTGCCCATCGAGATTCCCGCTGCATCTCTCGCCGCAGCTCAGGACCTAATTATCGATGGCCGCACTGGGGTCGACCTTGCGCCCGGCGTGTGGTTCCCCGAGGAGGTTCGTGAAATGACCATTTTTGCCGAGCAGTACGATTTCGCGATCTCGCTGCTGTTGCTTGAGAACCGTGATCGCTACATCTCGCTCGAGGAAGAGCCTCAAGAGGATACCTATGACCGTATCGTCGGCCGCGAGCGGCCGGAATCTTCGCTCGCATGA
- the trbF gene encoding conjugal transfer protein TrbF: MKFKRTLQRYGQTPEPVTPYQKAAQLWDERIGSARSQAKNWRLMAFGCLTLSVGLAGGMVWQSMQSRVTPYVVEVDKMGEVRAVGPAIESYQPSDAQIAWYLARFITDVRALSIDPVLVRQNWLEAYDFATDRAALFLNDYARTNDPFSAVGTRSVSVQVTSVVRASTSSFQVKWTEQSYERSSLARTERWTAMLTIVVQPPRTADVLRKNPLGLYVNGLAWSRELDVGTTPEGRTP; this comes from the coding sequence ATGAAGTTCAAGCGAACGCTCCAGCGTTACGGCCAGACGCCCGAGCCGGTGACGCCCTACCAGAAAGCCGCGCAGCTCTGGGACGAGCGTATCGGTTCCGCGCGCAGCCAAGCGAAGAACTGGCGTCTCATGGCGTTTGGCTGCCTGACGCTCAGCGTCGGTCTCGCCGGCGGCATGGTCTGGCAATCCATGCAGAGCCGTGTGACGCCCTATGTCGTCGAGGTCGACAAGATGGGCGAGGTGCGCGCGGTCGGGCCGGCCATCGAATCCTATCAGCCGAGCGACGCGCAGATCGCCTGGTATCTGGCGCGCTTCATCACCGATGTGCGCGCTCTCTCCATCGATCCGGTGCTGGTACGCCAGAACTGGCTCGAAGCCTATGACTTCGCCACCGATCGCGCCGCCTTGTTTCTCAACGACTACGCCCGCACCAACGACCCTTTCTCAGCCGTCGGCACGCGTAGCGTCTCGGTGCAGGTGACGAGCGTGGTGCGCGCGTCCACCTCCTCCTTCCAGGTGAAATGGACCGAGCAGAGCTATGAGCGCAGCAGTCTGGCCAGGACCGAGCGCTGGACCGCCATGCTCACCATCGTCGTCCAGCCGCCGCGCACCGCCGACGTGCTCAGGAAGAATCCGCTCGGCCTCTACGTCAACGGCCTCGCCTGGTCGCGCGAGCTAGACGTCGGAACAACCCCCGAAGGGAGGACGCCATGA
- a CDS encoding DUF2274 domain-containing protein — protein sequence MSELKLGKLPDRTPVKITITVSPDLNQALRDYAAIYRTTYGEAESAADLIPFMLSSFLDSDRGFAKARKEVPIDPPVEPARQRRARRSSSEPPSTTSPEE from the coding sequence ATGTCCGAATTGAAGCTCGGGAAGCTGCCCGACCGGACGCCGGTCAAGATCACCATCACCGTCAGCCCGGACCTCAACCAGGCGCTTCGCGATTATGCCGCAATCTATCGCACGACCTATGGCGAGGCCGAATCCGCCGCCGATCTGATCCCCTTCATGCTGTCGAGCTTTCTGGACAGCGACCGCGGCTTCGCCAAGGCACGGAAAGAGGTGCCGATCGACCCGCCCGTCGAGCCGGCGCGGCAACGCCGTGCGCGCAGGTCTTCATCCGAACCCCCGTCAACCACAAGCCCGGAGGAATAA